One Kiritimatiellia bacterium DNA segment encodes these proteins:
- a CDS encoding mechanosensitive ion channel family protein, giving the protein MDMQAIQTFISTTLSQLAVKILAAIAFWVIGRWLIGHIVALCRAAMNRSKIDPTLTKYLGSIIAIVLNVTLALGILGYFGIQTTSFAAMLAGAGVAIGAAWSGMLGNFAAGAFMLVLRPFKVGDFVQIGGLVGTVQELGLFTTTLVTPDNVSTLVGNGKVFSDTIQNFSIRPVRRVERTAQLAGGVDPLDAIARFKAAVSQIPNVAKDPAPEVSLLDINLLGTVIAVRPYCHTDHYWQVYFDTNEAIIRVGKEAGWPAPTPTQIMKTTAA; this is encoded by the coding sequence ATGGACATGCAAGCGATTCAGACGTTTATCAGCACCACCCTCTCGCAGCTCGCGGTGAAGATCCTGGCGGCCATCGCCTTCTGGGTGATCGGCCGATGGCTGATCGGCCATATTGTCGCGCTATGCAGGGCGGCGATGAACCGGAGCAAGATTGACCCGACGCTGACAAAATACCTGGGCTCGATCATCGCCATCGTGCTGAACGTCACGCTGGCCCTGGGCATTCTCGGTTACTTCGGGATCCAGACGACGTCGTTCGCCGCCATGCTGGCCGGCGCGGGCGTGGCCATCGGGGCGGCCTGGAGCGGGATGCTCGGCAACTTTGCCGCCGGCGCCTTCATGCTCGTGCTGCGCCCGTTCAAGGTGGGCGATTTCGTGCAGATCGGCGGCCTCGTCGGCACCGTGCAGGAACTGGGCCTGTTCACCACCACCCTCGTCACGCCGGACAACGTCAGCACCCTGGTCGGCAACGGCAAGGTGTTCAGCGATACGATCCAGAACTTCTCGATCCGGCCGGTGCGGCGCGTCGAACGCACGGCGCAGCTGGCGGGCGGCGTGGACCCGCTGGACGCCATCGCCCGCTTCAAGGCGGCGGTGAGCCAGATCCCGAACGTGGCGAAGGATCCGGCGCCCGAGGTCAGCCTGCTCGACATCAACCTGCTGGGCACGGTGATCGCGGTGCGGCCCTACTGCCACACCGACCACTACTGGCAGGTCTACTTCGACACCAACGAGGCGATCATCCGCGTCGGCAAGGAGGCCGGCTGGCCGGCGCCGACGCCGACGCAGATCATGAAAACGACGGCCGCCTGA
- a CDS encoding spermidine synthase: MTAPFEVLDSRPTRMGELVLQRRRVAALGDSTAFEVKLNGEYLMSSLFHEAEEELARLALGRLTGRDWEVVVGGLGLGYTAAAALAFPEVARLTVVEALTPVIAWHRQGLVPHGRALSGEPRCAFLQADFFALARGEGFDPARPGHRWDAVLLDIDHSPARRLADAHADFYTEDGLRRLTRFLRPGGVFALWSNDEPDAAFLARLRRAFGQAEGRTVSFANALTGGRSSNGIYLARAPCPHGREMLKPMNWAARKSA; the protein is encoded by the coding sequence ATGACGGCCCCTTTCGAAGTGCTCGACAGCCGCCCGACCCGAATGGGCGAACTGGTTCTCCAGCGGCGACGCGTGGCGGCGCTGGGCGACTCCACGGCCTTCGAGGTCAAGCTGAACGGCGAGTACCTGATGTCCAGCCTGTTCCACGAGGCCGAGGAGGAACTGGCGCGCCTGGCGCTGGGCCGGCTGACGGGTCGCGATTGGGAGGTCGTGGTCGGCGGGCTGGGCCTGGGTTACACGGCGGCCGCGGCGCTGGCGTTCCCGGAGGTGGCGCGGCTGACCGTCGTCGAGGCCCTGACGCCGGTCATCGCCTGGCACCGGCAAGGGCTCGTGCCCCACGGCCGGGCGCTGTCCGGCGAGCCGCGGTGCGCTTTTCTACAGGCGGATTTCTTCGCGCTCGCGCGCGGCGAGGGATTCGACCCGGCGCGGCCGGGGCACCGGTGGGACGCGGTCCTGCTGGACATCGATCACAGCCCGGCGCGGCGGCTGGCCGATGCGCACGCCGATTTCTACACGGAGGACGGGCTGCGGCGGCTGACCCGGTTCCTGCGGCCCGGCGGCGTGTTCGCGCTGTGGTCCAACGACGAGCCCGACGCGGCTTTCCTGGCGCGGCTGCGCCGGGCGTTCGGCCAGGCCGAGGGGCGGACGGTTTCCTTCGCGAACGCGTTGACGGGCGGACGGTCATCCAACGGGATCTACCTGGCCCGCGCGCCATGCCCTCACGGCAGGGAGATGCTGAAGCCCATGAACTGGGCGGCGAGGAAGAGCGCATAG
- a CDS encoding sodium:calcium antiporter: protein MTTSILFFGLGIALLWGGTEMVLRRIPKLAAWLRVSPLVVTVLLVAVMTSLPEFCVSFFAALRGQAAAAVGNIVGSNFVTLTFVAGLCALWRPIVVGPAIRDRESSWMILSAALMLVLAMDGKISRLDGLILLAAYVPFFHGMLEEARRERKRGEPVAVARPWLDIAFFLAGVGMIVLGSNWVVEHGSAMARRLGMNDLLIGVTFYAFGTSLPELAIALGAVIHRQADVTLGEIYASNIFTGLVAAGALCLALPLPVEPIIVQRDLPLTIVAGVLLQMFVTTGRRFVRSEAAVMIAIYALFLAAQFMGFSISLP from the coding sequence ATGACGACTTCGATCCTTTTCTTCGGCCTGGGTATCGCGCTCCTTTGGGGCGGCACGGAGATGGTGCTGCGGCGCATTCCGAAGCTGGCGGCCTGGCTTCGGGTCTCGCCGCTGGTGGTGACCGTCCTGCTGGTCGCCGTGATGACGTCGCTCCCCGAGTTCTGCGTGTCGTTCTTCGCCGCCCTGCGGGGGCAGGCGGCCGCCGCGGTGGGCAACATCGTCGGCTCGAACTTCGTCACCCTGACGTTCGTCGCCGGCCTCTGCGCCTTGTGGCGCCCAATCGTCGTCGGCCCGGCCATCCGGGACCGGGAGTCGAGCTGGATGATCCTCTCGGCGGCCCTGATGCTTGTGCTGGCGATGGATGGGAAGATCAGCCGGTTGGACGGGCTGATCCTGCTGGCGGCCTACGTGCCGTTCTTCCACGGCATGCTCGAGGAGGCGCGGCGCGAGCGGAAACGTGGCGAGCCGGTGGCGGTTGCCCGCCCATGGCTCGACATCGCTTTTTTCCTGGCCGGGGTGGGGATGATCGTTCTCGGCTCCAACTGGGTCGTCGAGCACGGCAGCGCCATGGCGCGGCGGCTGGGCATGAACGACCTGCTTATCGGCGTGACGTTCTACGCGTTCGGCACCTCGCTGCCCGAACTGGCGATCGCGCTCGGGGCGGTGATTCACCGGCAGGCGGACGTGACCCTGGGCGAGATCTACGCCTCGAACATCTTCACCGGGCTCGTCGCGGCGGGGGCCTTGTGCCTGGCCCTGCCGCTGCCGGTCGAGCCGATCATCGTGCAGCGCGACCTGCCGCTGACGATCGTGGCCGGCGTGCTTCTCCAGATGTTCGTCACCACGGGCCGCCGGTTCGTGCGGTCCGAGGCCGCGGTGATGATCGCCATCTATGCGCTCTTCCTCGCCGCCCAGTTCATGGGCTTCAGCATCTCCCTGCCGTGA
- a CDS encoding polysaccharide deacetylase family protein yields the protein MKHILPGLPWLLPVWLLFANRAAGTSLTITITNLPPSGSTAEGRSVALAGTLNGWNNNSTLATVTQGRLVYTFPDIGPLSPLGSEWSDKPDGANAAFQFVAPGSWSERAVKADFHSNDGNFRVALVGGAANTVVIDAGPAPTLVDQASAVRVNGAVEREVPALDPARFAFPGGRWKALVMSYDDGHVQDRGLVGLFNAHGIRGTFHLNSGSLNSDTFVSTAEIPSLYAGHEVSSHAVHHPYLDGLDDGGVQWEVGTDRAALGAAAGYTIRSLSYPFGAFNNRVISLLANLGVKSARTTLDSYALEYFPPNPLKWHPTCHHSAAQGLADAFAARAEERMALLFIWGHSYELDYSQSNNSWAYMDALCAALGDRGDVWYATMSEVEDYLTSARALEWPASHRVRNPSGSVTVWTRLAGRLSKVRPGANLTYPAGSVRIAPDDAAENTTITLRYVPGTNAFREAAALQVHIGRDGWQEVRDLAMTREGDSAWTCSVAVPDGARRLDFAFTDGQGVWDDNGGGDWALTIRSASPAAPAPVQCAPGSPAIATRSATGQNSAGESFDLDLSGGALATSPTAGFGSFGNVYVNTDATNLYLGATGCDLAGDNNGMILFLAAGSLAGGVENLWNLRGAPAGLDRLHNLGLVPAANVAIVLGDEYGDGIFPHFNLGNGCDFGQGVFYLSSGATMFQPVPGARLSQFDGAGAVPTGSSDDDANRQTDRWEVAIPWASLNAALGAASLGSLHVSGVIASDSVSGNDRYLSAHFLGEAAEGELDVYGNYGFHFVTLTGRRVGLPGADSDLDGMSDLHETLAGTDAGDPASALVMRRPMPRGGAWDLQFESVPGRQYRIQCRTDLAPGGAWLDLPGPLTATGGVCGATDAAAGLARVYYRVRLVGP from the coding sequence CACTCGGCTCGGAATGGTCGGACAAGCCGGACGGGGCCAACGCGGCGTTCCAGTTCGTGGCGCCGGGCTCGTGGTCGGAGCGCGCCGTGAAGGCGGACTTCCATTCCAACGACGGCAACTTCCGCGTTGCGCTCGTCGGGGGCGCCGCGAACACCGTGGTGATCGACGCGGGGCCCGCGCCGACGCTGGTGGACCAGGCGAGCGCCGTACGCGTGAACGGGGCGGTGGAGCGCGAGGTTCCGGCCCTGGACCCGGCACGCTTCGCGTTCCCCGGCGGGCGGTGGAAGGCCCTGGTGATGAGCTACGACGACGGCCACGTGCAGGACCGCGGCTTGGTCGGCCTCTTCAACGCGCACGGGATCCGCGGCACGTTCCACCTCAACTCCGGCTCGCTCAATTCCGACACGTTCGTCTCGACCGCCGAAATCCCGTCGCTGTACGCCGGGCACGAGGTTTCCTCGCATGCCGTGCACCATCCGTACTTGGACGGCCTCGACGACGGCGGTGTGCAGTGGGAGGTCGGAACGGACCGCGCCGCGCTGGGGGCCGCCGCCGGGTACACGATCCGCAGCCTCTCGTACCCCTTCGGCGCGTTCAACAACCGCGTGATCTCCCTTTTGGCGAACTTGGGCGTGAAGAGCGCGCGGACGACGCTGGACTCGTACGCGCTCGAGTACTTCCCGCCGAACCCGCTCAAGTGGCACCCGACATGCCATCATTCGGCCGCGCAGGGACTGGCCGATGCGTTCGCAGCGCGCGCGGAGGAACGAATGGCCCTGCTGTTCATCTGGGGCCACAGTTACGAACTGGACTACAGCCAGTCGAACAACAGTTGGGCCTACATGGACGCGCTCTGCGCCGCGCTCGGCGACCGCGGCGACGTCTGGTACGCGACGATGAGCGAGGTGGAGGACTATCTCACCTCCGCGCGGGCTCTTGAATGGCCGGCGTCCCACCGCGTCCGCAATCCGTCGGGCTCCGTCACGGTCTGGACCCGGCTGGCCGGGCGGCTGTCCAAGGTCCGCCCCGGGGCGAACCTGACGTATCCGGCCGGCTCGGTCCGCATCGCGCCCGACGATGCGGCGGAGAACACGACGATCACGCTCCGCTACGTCCCGGGGACCAACGCCTTCCGGGAGGCGGCCGCGCTCCAGGTTCATATTGGCCGGGACGGCTGGCAGGAGGTCCGCGACCTGGCCATGACGCGGGAAGGCGACTCGGCCTGGACCTGTTCCGTCGCGGTCCCCGACGGCGCGCGCCGGCTGGACTTCGCGTTCACGGACGGGCAGGGGGTGTGGGACGATAACGGCGGCGGCGACTGGGCGCTGACGATCCGGTCCGCGTCGCCCGCGGCCCCGGCGCCCGTCCAGTGCGCGCCCGGCTCGCCCGCGATCGCAACGCGTTCCGCCACGGGCCAGAATAGCGCCGGGGAATCCTTCGATCTCGATCTCTCCGGCGGCGCGCTAGCGACCTCGCCGACCGCCGGCTTCGGGAGCTTCGGCAACGTGTACGTCAACACCGATGCGACGAACCTGTACCTCGGCGCGACGGGATGCGACCTGGCCGGCGACAACAACGGCATGATCCTTTTCCTGGCGGCCGGGTCGCTGGCTGGCGGCGTGGAGAACCTGTGGAACCTTCGCGGTGCGCCGGCCGGGTTGGACCGGCTCCACAACCTGGGGCTTGTGCCCGCGGCGAACGTGGCCATCGTGCTGGGCGACGAATACGGCGACGGCATCTTCCCGCATTTCAACCTTGGGAACGGCTGCGATTTCGGCCAGGGCGTGTTCTACCTGTCCTCCGGCGCGACGATGTTCCAGCCCGTGCCCGGCGCCCGCCTGTCGCAGTTCGATGGCGCTGGCGCGGTGCCGACCGGATCCTCCGATGACGACGCCAACCGGCAGACGGATCGCTGGGAGGTTGCGATCCCGTGGGCCAGCCTGAACGCGGCGCTGGGCGCCGCCTCGCTGGGTTCGCTGCACGTGTCGGGCGTCATTGCCAGCGACAGCGTCTCGGGGAACGACCGCTATCTCTCCGCCCACTTCCTCGGCGAAGCCGCGGAAGGCGAGTTGGATGTATACGGCAACTACGGCTTCCATTTCGTCACGCTGACCGGCCGCCGCGTCGGGCTGCCCGGCGCGGATTCCGACCTGGACGGCATGTCCGACCTGCACGAGACCCTGGCCGGTACGGACGCGGGCGATCCCGCCAGCGCGCTGGTCATGCGCCGGCCGATGCCGCGAGGCGGCGCGTGGGACCTGCAATTCGAGTCCGTGCCCGGCCGGCAGTACCGGATACAGTGCCGGACTGACCTCGCCCCCGGCGGAGCGTGGCTGGACCTGCCGGGCCCGCTGACGGCGACGGGCGGCGTGTGCGGCGCGACCGACGCGGCGGCCGGCCTGGCCCGCGTCTATTACCGCGTGCGCCTGGTCGGGCCGTGA